In Pedobacter sp. SL55, the following proteins share a genomic window:
- a CDS encoding Ig-like domain-containing domain, whose amino-acid sequence MLKNRNYHFYFIFFVLVGAISLIYGCAAMKSPEGGPRDTTPPKVLKMTPENLTTNFTAKKIIIEFDEYIKLSNEFKEFSISPELEKVPELRAKLKRLEINLSDSLEKNTTYTLNFGKSIVDLNEGNVLKNFSYAFATGPTIDSLSLSGNVTNALTGEAEIESTVFILPLSRDSLFGKKRAPIFTLTDSSGNFKLNNLKKDTYKVYALKEKGGGDRIYQQISDEIGFIKDPIVLDKNIDSLRLSVFKEIAPNFRVNDRKLNADGSIFMSFNKKLNNPDLTVIFPPSVDQDKLFQFNKTKDSVSLWLADLSFDSVKVAIKDEGKTLDTVKFSRSKRDTYNRVVNASDNLESGTLNPNKDLTISFNFPIKSIDESKIILLEDSIPRKFTLEKDSTNFLKYHIKYKWRAKEDYILLIRENAVNAIFEAKNKELIKKFTLGDANEYGSLVLQVETPDSAKSYILEIVNKDNQIIASFPVTKKSLVKLSNYKQGVYYGRIVYDENKNGIWDTGNVKLGTQPEAIWYYPKELSIRANWDRNETITIPLVAPIPVPKIKEKPINDNNTTRPAPSNNNQPTGNVGGFRRM is encoded by the coding sequence ATGCTAAAAAACAGAAATTACCATTTTTACTTCATTTTTTTTGTGCTTGTTGGCGCAATTAGCTTGATCTATGGTTGCGCCGCTATGAAATCTCCAGAAGGCGGACCAAGAGATACTACTCCGCCGAAAGTATTGAAAATGACTCCAGAAAATTTAACTACAAATTTCACAGCTAAAAAAATTATTATAGAATTTGATGAATACATTAAGTTAAGTAATGAGTTTAAAGAATTTTCAATTTCTCCGGAATTAGAAAAAGTACCAGAACTTAGAGCTAAGCTGAAAAGACTTGAAATTAATTTATCAGATTCTCTAGAGAAAAATACTACCTATACTTTAAATTTCGGAAAATCAATTGTAGATCTAAATGAAGGCAATGTACTTAAAAACTTCAGCTATGCTTTTGCCACTGGACCTACCATAGATTCGTTAAGCTTAAGTGGAAATGTAACCAATGCACTAACCGGAGAAGCAGAAATAGAAAGTACGGTATTTATACTTCCCTTATCTAGGGATAGTTTATTTGGCAAAAAAAGAGCACCTATTTTTACGTTAACAGATAGTAGCGGAAACTTTAAACTTAACAATTTAAAAAAAGACACCTATAAAGTTTATGCGTTAAAAGAAAAAGGTGGTGGCGACAGAATTTACCAGCAAATAAGTGATGAAATTGGTTTCATTAAAGACCCTATTGTATTAGATAAAAATATTGATAGCCTACGCTTAAGTGTTTTTAAAGAAATTGCACCAAATTTTAGAGTTAACGATAGAAAGTTAAACGCAGATGGAAGTATTTTTATGAGCTTTAACAAAAAGCTAAATAACCCCGATTTAACTGTAATCTTCCCTCCTAGCGTAGATCAAGACAAACTATTTCAATTTAACAAAACTAAAGATTCAGTAAGCTTATGGCTAGCAGATTTATCTTTTGACTCGGTAAAAGTTGCTATAAAAGATGAGGGAAAAACTTTAGATACCGTAAAATTCAGTAGATCAAAAAGAGATACTTATAATAGAGTAGTTAATGCATCTGACAACTTAGAAAGTGGTACTTTAAATCCAAATAAAGACCTTACAATCAGCTTCAATTTTCCCATCAAAAGTATCGATGAAAGTAAAATTATATTGTTAGAAGACAGTATACCAAGGAAATTTACCTTAGAAAAAGATAGTACCAACTTCCTAAAATACCATATCAAATATAAATGGAGAGCTAAAGAAGATTATATCTTATTAATTAGAGAGAATGCGGTAAATGCTATTTTTGAAGCAAAAAATAAAGAACTAATTAAAAAATTCACGCTTGGAGACGCCAACGAATACGGTTCGTTAGTACTACAAGTTGAAACTCCAGACTCTGCTAAAAGTTATATTCTTGAGATTGTAAATAAAGATAATCAAATCATCGCCAGTTTCCCCGTTACAAAGAAATCTTTAGTTAAATTAAGTAACTATAAACAAGGCGTTTACTACGGAAGAATTGTGTATGACGAAAATAAAAATGGTATTTGGGATACCGGTAATGTAAAATTGGGAACGCAGCCAGAAGCGATATGGTACTACCCTAAAGAACTATCTATTAGGGCAAATTGGGATAGGAACGAAACCATAACTATCCCTTTGGTGGCTCCTATCCCTGTACCTAAAATAAAAGAAAAGCCGATAAATGATAACAATACAACTAGGCCTGCTCCTTCTAACAACAATCAGCCTACAGGTAACGTGGGTGGTTTCAGGAGAATGTAG
- the mnmG gene encoding tRNA uridine-5-carboxymethylaminomethyl(34) synthesis enzyme MnmG: protein MFKEYDVIVVGAGHAGCEAAAAAANLGSSVLLITMNMETIAQMSCNPAMGGVAKGQIVREIDAMGGYSGIIADKTTIQFRMLNKSKGPAMWSPRTQNDRKRFAEEWRLTLESLPNVDFWQEMVSSLLIKNNTVIGVKTNLGVEIKGKSVVLTNGTFLNGIIHIGEKKMGGGRTGEKSATGLTEQLVELGFEAGRMKTGTPPRIDGRSLNYSLMEEQWGDEERGRFSYTNVALPTDQRCCWITYTNDKVHETLKEGFEKSPMFTGRIKGLGPRYCPSIEDKINRFAERERHQIFVEPEGWNTCEIYVNGFSTSLPEDVQYKALTQIPGFENAKMFRPGYAIEYDYFPPTQLSLTLETKLISNLFFAGQINGTTGYEEAASQGFIAGINAHQKVYDKHELIMKRSESYIGVLIDDLVTKGTEEPYRMFTSRAEHRLLLRQDNADIRLTPIAHELGLVNNERLELVKQKVKDSDDIVAFTKKQGIEMAEANSLMEELGTSPLTQNVKLFSVLSRPQVNISDIRKVSEPFNELLNKFEIETVEQAEIKIKYEAYFEKEQEIVNKMQKMEDKAINPDFDYNTLVSLSKEAREKLLKIKPRTLGQASRISGVSPSDISVLMVHIAK from the coding sequence ATGTTTAAAGAATACGACGTAATTGTAGTTGGCGCCGGCCATGCAGGCTGTGAAGCTGCTGCCGCTGCTGCAAATTTAGGTTCATCGGTATTATTGATTACCATGAACATGGAAACTATTGCTCAAATGAGTTGCAACCCTGCAATGGGTGGTGTTGCTAAAGGTCAAATAGTTAGAGAAATTGATGCTATGGGTGGCTATTCGGGTATCATTGCCGATAAAACTACCATCCAATTTAGGATGTTAAACAAATCTAAAGGCCCTGCAATGTGGAGCCCACGCACGCAAAATGATAGAAAAAGATTTGCTGAAGAATGGAGACTAACGTTAGAAAGCTTACCAAATGTAGATTTTTGGCAGGAAATGGTTAGCTCATTATTGATTAAAAACAATACTGTTATTGGTGTAAAAACTAATTTAGGTGTAGAGATAAAAGGTAAATCTGTAGTGCTTACCAATGGTACTTTTTTAAATGGTATCATTCATATTGGCGAGAAAAAAATGGGCGGTGGTAGAACTGGAGAAAAATCTGCCACAGGCTTAACCGAACAATTGGTAGAATTAGGCTTCGAAGCTGGAAGGATGAAAACAGGTACCCCTCCTAGAATTGATGGCCGTTCATTGAATTATAGTTTAATGGAAGAGCAATGGGGAGATGAAGAAAGAGGCAGATTTTCTTATACCAACGTAGCACTTCCAACAGATCAACGTTGTTGCTGGATTACCTATACCAACGATAAAGTACACGAAACTTTAAAAGAAGGCTTTGAAAAATCGCCAATGTTTACGGGTAGAATTAAAGGCTTAGGCCCTAGATATTGCCCATCTATCGAAGATAAAATTAACAGATTTGCAGAACGGGAACGTCATCAAATTTTTGTAGAACCCGAAGGATGGAATACCTGTGAGATTTACGTCAATGGATTTTCTACTTCATTACCCGAAGATGTACAATACAAAGCATTAACTCAGATACCTGGTTTCGAAAATGCGAAGATGTTTAGGCCTGGATATGCCATAGAATATGACTATTTTCCACCTACCCAGCTTTCGTTAACACTAGAAACCAAATTAATCAGTAATTTGTTCTTTGCAGGTCAAATAAATGGCACAACTGGCTATGAAGAAGCTGCTAGTCAAGGTTTTATAGCTGGAATAAACGCACACCAGAAGGTATATGACAAACACGAGCTCATTATGAAGCGTTCAGAGTCTTACATAGGCGTTTTGATAGATGATTTAGTAACCAAAGGTACCGAAGAACCCTATAGAATGTTCACCTCTAGGGCAGAGCATCGCTTATTATTACGTCAAGATAATGCTGATATTCGCCTCACTCCTATTGCTCACGAATTAGGTTTAGTAAACAATGAACGTTTAGAACTGGTAAAACAGAAAGTAAAAGATTCGGACGATATTGTAGCTTTTACAAAAAAACAGGGCATAGAAATGGCAGAAGCTAATTCATTAATGGAAGAATTGGGTACTTCGCCTTTAACGCAAAATGTAAAATTATTTAGTGTACTAAGCCGTCCGCAAGTTAACATTAGCGATATTAGAAAAGTGAGTGAACCTTTTAATGAGCTGCTAAATAAATTTGAAATAGAAACTGTAGAGCAAGCAGAAATTAAAATTAAATATGAAGCTTATTTTGAGAAGGAACAAGAGATTGTAAACAAAATGCAGAAGATGGAAGACAAAGCAATTAATCCTGATTTTGATTATAACACATTAGTATCTTTATCAAAAGAAGCCAGAGAAAAGTTATTGAAGATTAAACCACGTACGCTTGGCCAAGCTTCTCGAATTTCTGGTGTTTCTCCATCAGATATCTCTGTTTTAATGGTTCATATAGCTAAATAA
- a CDS encoding ABC-F family ATP-binding cassette domain-containing protein has product MSTLIAAEGLGHAYHDEWLFKNLTLGINAGQRVALVGVNGAGKSTLMKLLAERFAPLEGKVVKNKSTKIGFLDQEPSFPENATISDFIFSTENKQQQLIKEYEELIEEEHPDEKKLNRLYEELSEHNAWEYEHQIKTILSRMGINHLQQKIDTLSGGQRKRLALAKLLIEDPEIYVLDEPTNHLDIDTIEWLEKILTSGAKTLLLVTHDRYFLDNVCNTIVELERGKTFTYNGNYAYFLEKKAEREAQDDATFQKNKNLLKKELEWMRRMPQARGTKSVARQNAFYDLEEKTKQRVDHQKVTLNVKMARQGNKILELDHINQSFNNVTIINDFSYVFKKGDRIGLAGKNGTGKSTLLNIITGNLNPDKGKVDIGDTTQYGYYKQGGLSFNEKERVIDIVKADAEYIKMADGQTISASALLTLFLFPPKKQHGLVEKLSGGEKKRLHLMKVLMQNPNFLILDEPTNDLDIDTLNVLEEFLENFPGILILVSHDRYLLDKMSDQLFIMEGNGNVKIFNGNYSEHRNSLEQEKEAASKKQKVEEQKPTQASSGNKLSFKEQQEFKKLEEALAENENKIKTLTQELNQTDPSNYIQIQEISETITNINKTIETDMERWMELSEK; this is encoded by the coding sequence TTGAGTACACTAATTGCAGCAGAAGGGCTTGGCCACGCCTATCACGACGAATGGCTTTTTAAAAATTTAACATTAGGAATTAATGCTGGGCAGCGTGTGGCACTAGTTGGCGTTAACGGCGCTGGTAAAAGCACCCTAATGAAACTACTGGCAGAGCGCTTTGCTCCGCTAGAAGGAAAAGTAGTGAAAAATAAATCTACCAAAATTGGTTTCTTAGACCAAGAACCTTCTTTTCCAGAAAATGCTACCATTAGCGACTTTATTTTCTCTACCGAAAATAAGCAACAACAACTCATTAAAGAATATGAAGAATTAATTGAGGAAGAGCACCCTGATGAAAAGAAGCTCAATAGATTATATGAAGAATTAAGCGAACACAATGCTTGGGAATACGAGCACCAGATCAAAACTATTTTAAGCAGAATGGGCATCAATCATTTGCAGCAAAAAATAGATACTTTATCTGGTGGTCAGCGTAAAAGGCTAGCTTTAGCTAAACTTTTAATTGAAGATCCAGAAATTTACGTTTTAGATGAGCCAACCAACCATTTAGACATTGATACCATTGAATGGCTAGAAAAAATACTTACTTCTGGAGCCAAAACGTTATTATTAGTTACTCACGATCGGTATTTTTTAGATAATGTTTGCAACACCATAGTAGAGCTAGAAAGAGGGAAAACTTTTACTTATAATGGCAACTATGCCTATTTCTTAGAAAAGAAAGCAGAAAGAGAAGCACAAGATGATGCTACCTTTCAGAAAAATAAAAATCTTTTAAAGAAAGAACTAGAATGGATGCGCAGGATGCCCCAAGCTAGAGGAACAAAATCTGTTGCTAGACAAAACGCTTTTTATGATTTAGAAGAAAAAACTAAACAAAGAGTAGATCATCAAAAAGTTACTTTAAATGTAAAAATGGCCCGACAGGGAAACAAAATTTTAGAGCTTGACCACATTAACCAAAGTTTCAATAATGTAACTATCATCAATGATTTTTCTTATGTTTTTAAAAAGGGAGATAGAATTGGCTTAGCGGGCAAAAATGGAACTGGAAAATCCACACTTTTAAATATCATCACAGGAAACTTAAATCCTGACAAGGGTAAAGTTGATATTGGAGATACCACTCAATACGGATATTACAAGCAAGGTGGATTAAGTTTTAACGAAAAAGAAAGAGTAATTGATATCGTGAAGGCAGATGCTGAGTATATCAAAATGGCGGATGGACAAACAATTTCCGCTTCTGCCCTACTTACACTATTTCTATTTCCTCCAAAAAAGCAACATGGTTTGGTAGAGAAATTAAGTGGTGGCGAAAAAAAGCGTTTACATTTAATGAAAGTTTTAATGCAAAATCCAAACTTTCTAATTTTAGATGAACCAACTAACGATTTAGATATTGATACCCTAAATGTCTTAGAAGAATTTTTAGAAAATTTTCCAGGCATATTAATCCTCGTTTCTCACGATAGGTACCTGTTAGATAAAATGAGTGATCAGTTATTTATTATGGAAGGAAACGGAAATGTAAAAATATTTAATGGTAACTATTCTGAACACAGAAACAGTTTAGAACAAGAAAAAGAAGCCGCTTCAAAGAAACAAAAAGTAGAAGAACAAAAACCAACCCAAGCATCAAGCGGCAATAAACTTAGCTTTAAAGAGCAACAAGAATTTAAAAAACTAGAAGAGGCTTTAGCAGAAAACGAAAATAAAATTAAAACCTTAACGCAAGAACTAAATCAAACAGACCCATCTAATTATATCCAAATCCAAGAAATATCAGAAACGATAACCAACATCAATAAAACTATTGAAACAGATATGGAAAGATGGATGGAGTTATCTGAAAAATAA
- a CDS encoding MCP four helix bundle domain-containing protein, protein MKFSYSLKQKTKIAILLFLIMACTILIRLLEDRSIKNMEKAFTSLYNDRLVPATDLFYISEKLYAKRFLLETFVYSDQNKLSAQQLNAKLKTYDKHIDTLLAKYEQTFLVKNEKNHLTELKAKLLENKIIEKNMLLNANSLDKTALRRLYDSDAEKSFSDISNTLSQLTKVQTVVGEQLKEESQKIVRGTNLYSTLQLLIAIVIGALIVSILAASNVMNIRNDNFNLN, encoded by the coding sequence ATGAAATTCTCTTATTCGCTAAAGCAAAAAACCAAGATTGCCATTTTGCTTTTCTTAATTATGGCCTGTACTATCCTCATCCGTCTATTAGAAGATAGAAGCATTAAGAATATGGAAAAGGCATTTACTTCGCTTTATAACGACAGATTGGTACCTGCTACAGATCTTTTCTACATTTCCGAAAAACTGTATGCAAAGCGCTTCCTTCTAGAAACCTTTGTTTACAGTGATCAAAATAAACTATCTGCACAACAGCTTAACGCTAAGCTTAAAACTTACGATAAACATATCGATACGCTTTTAGCCAAGTATGAACAAACGTTTCTGGTTAAGAATGAAAAAAACCACTTAACCGAGTTAAAAGCTAAGCTGCTAGAGAACAAAATAATAGAGAAAAACATGCTATTAAATGCAAATTCATTAGATAAAACTGCGCTAAGAAGGCTTTATGATAGTGATGCCGAAAAATCATTTTCAGACATTTCTAATACCCTTTCTCAGCTTACCAAAGTACAAACTGTAGTAGGCGAACAATTGAAAGAAGAATCACAAAAAATTGTAAGAGGAACCAACTTGTACTCTACCTTACAATTACTTATTGCTATAGTTATTGGAGCTTTAATTGTGTCTATCCTAGCTGCATCAAACGTAATGAATATCAGAAACGATAACTTCAATTTGAATTAA
- a CDS encoding GIN domain-containing protein — protein MKTSIKNLFAAILTVAISASATSLVNATTTKKVTVVGEVKKFNKLNVAGNVEVILVQSPNQSVQVYDSYYSKNALVQEKNGELRISSFDKETLTVVVYANQLNEITASDNAVVKTSGKFSALSLAVTLKDQAKAILNTNTIDLFANVNGLSNLTLSGKTTDYIAAINSTSSINMDKFTAENSSIQAKNTAVAQKQSVSAELPSGDVLTIF, from the coding sequence ATGAAGACTTCTATTAAAAATCTATTCGCAGCCATCTTAACAGTAGCCATTAGCGCAAGCGCTACATCTTTAGTAAATGCTACAACAACCAAAAAAGTAACTGTTGTAGGCGAGGTTAAAAAATTCAACAAATTAAACGTTGCCGGTAACGTAGAGGTAATTTTGGTACAAAGCCCAAATCAAAGTGTACAGGTTTACGATAGCTACTATTCGAAAAATGCTTTGGTGCAAGAAAAAAATGGCGAACTAAGAATTAGCTCTTTCGATAAAGAAACCTTAACCGTAGTAGTTTACGCAAACCAGTTAAACGAAATTACCGCTAGCGATAATGCTGTAGTTAAAACCAGTGGAAAATTCAGTGCACTTAGCTTAGCCGTTACTTTAAAAGACCAAGCTAAAGCAATTTTAAATACCAATACTATCGATTTGTTCGCTAACGTAAACGGACTATCTAACTTAACATTAAGCGGTAAAACAACAGATTATATTGCTGCTATCAACAGCACATCATCTATCAACATGGATAAATTTACGGCAGAGAACAGCAGCATTCAAGCTAAAAATACTGCAGTAGCACAAAAGCAGTCAGTAAGTGCTGAGCTTCCTAGTGGCGATGTGCTAACCATTTTTTAA
- the ybeY gene encoding rRNA maturation RNase YbeY, with the protein MAKINFFTEDVTYNLKGKIAIKKWMQETIEAEGYQLAELNFIFCSDEYLLRVNQDFLQHDYYTDVITFDNSEELKTILGDIFISIDRVKDNAKQNNATTHDELCRIMIHGTLHLLGYRDKTKKAKLEMTAKEDFYLATRN; encoded by the coding sequence ATGGCAAAAATCAATTTCTTTACAGAAGACGTTACCTATAACCTAAAAGGAAAAATCGCCATTAAAAAATGGATGCAAGAAACCATAGAAGCAGAAGGATATCAACTAGCAGAGCTGAATTTTATTTTTTGTTCTGACGAATATTTATTGCGTGTAAACCAAGATTTCCTTCAACATGACTATTATACCGATGTAATCACTTTTGACAACTCAGAAGAGCTTAAAACCATTTTGGGAGACATATTCATCAGTATTGATAGAGTTAAAGATAATGCCAAGCAAAATAATGCCACCACTCACGATGAACTATGCCGCATCATGATCCACGGAACGCTTCATCTGCTAGGTTACAGAGATAAAACCAAAAAAGCCAAGCTAGAAATGACAGCGAAAGAAGATTTCTATTTGGCAACTAGGAACTAA
- a CDS encoding DUF4175 family protein — MAMGNNYNLLLLKINEFTRKFYLNKLLRGSIYAAALILTLYLFLFIWIFYSYPSIATKTLLFYSYVAISLIAVLFWIVKPALSYFKLSKTLSLEEAANLIGNHFFNVKDRLLNTLQLKELADSAPQNSALILAGIDQKINELKPIPFSTAINLGDNKKHIKYIALPLFIILLIGIIAPAILREGTNSFIRYNEEVLPKAPFDFVIENKNLTITQGDDLTIKVKLTGDEFPQDIYLEDGVNSYKLEKQDISHFTHTFKNVQKDKSIRFSGGGFNSASHTVNVKPRPSLLNLSATLVYPAYLNRKTEEAPNVGDLLIPEGTKVNWKLKTENSEQISFVLQQKVHQLNVVNNNANFSAVIKQNGNYQIVPKNQFVSLRDSLSHQLTVIKDQFPSINVTETPDSLSSKALYFTGVVNDDYGFSSLKFRYQIKDKNKVVGQGVKAIAIKNQQTENNFFYLWNLNEIPVKSGQTIDYFFEVADNDGVNGAKVTRSEIKTYQAPTQQEIAAKLAEGSQSLKQKMEQTIKLANSIEKDSKKLSESLLDKKQLNFEDKKQIEQLLDKQKQLDQAVKDIKDLNEKNNFEKQENGQLTEELKEKQKKIDELFNNVLDEKTKELLQKLQQLMDQNRKDQTREELSKMQLDNKSVKNELDRILELYKQLEFEQNLQNKIDRLNEMAKAQKDLSNQTKDKNSSPQDLKSKQDQLNKDFKDLKKELQDLDKKNQALERPNDYKNPEKETNEIEKNQQESQEQLNQNNKQKAAEKQQQASEQMQQLAQKMQEQQQAGAEEESKVNAQELRKLLENLLSTSFEQEKVMLNLRKMGPSDPAYVSQAQKQNMIRDNMKTIADSLFSLSKRVPQIESTVNTEVEKINFNIGKAIDFLGDRRTGEANRSQQFAMTSLNNLALMLNEALEQLQNAMKNAKGGKGKQKQSMQQLQQMQEQLNKNMQQAKEKMEREGNMGTVPKGQMSQEFAKMAQQQQMIREALEKINKEDNKDGKGGLGNLNQTVQEMKQSELDLVNKRITQETINRQKNLMVKLLDAEKAQREQEQDEKRESNAAKQFPPSYQQMLEKFNKSMQSESELIQKLPPNLNYYYKNKVAEYFRLLNSTKK; from the coding sequence ATGGCTATGGGCAACAACTACAACTTACTGCTATTAAAAATCAATGAGTTTACCCGAAAGTTCTATCTCAATAAGCTTTTAAGAGGTAGTATTTACGCTGCTGCCCTAATTTTAACGCTTTATCTTTTTCTATTTATCTGGATTTTCTATAGCTACCCAAGCATAGCTACCAAAACACTGCTCTTCTATTCGTATGTTGCCATTTCGCTTATTGCTGTTCTTTTTTGGATTGTAAAACCAGCACTATCATACTTTAAATTAAGCAAAACTTTAAGTTTAGAAGAAGCTGCAAACTTAATAGGCAACCATTTCTTTAATGTTAAGGATAGGTTATTGAATACTTTACAGCTAAAAGAACTGGCGGATAGCGCACCTCAAAACAGTGCTTTAATTTTAGCTGGCATAGATCAGAAAATCAACGAACTAAAACCTATCCCATTTTCTACGGCAATTAATCTCGGCGACAATAAAAAGCACATCAAATACATTGCGCTGCCACTTTTCATCATTTTATTGATAGGGATTATTGCCCCTGCAATTTTAAGAGAAGGTACCAATAGTTTTATTAGGTACAACGAAGAAGTATTACCCAAAGCGCCTTTTGATTTTGTGATAGAAAACAAAAACTTAACTATTACGCAGGGCGATGATTTGACCATCAAAGTGAAATTAACAGGCGATGAATTTCCGCAGGACATTTATTTGGAAGACGGCGTAAACAGCTATAAGTTGGAAAAACAGGATATCAGCCATTTTACCCACACATTTAAGAACGTTCAAAAAGATAAATCTATCCGCTTTAGCGGCGGTGGTTTTAATTCTGCAAGCCATACCGTGAATGTAAAACCACGCCCCTCTTTATTGAACCTAAGCGCCACGTTAGTTTACCCGGCTTATCTTAACAGAAAAACTGAAGAAGCTCCCAATGTGGGCGATTTGTTGATCCCCGAAGGCACCAAAGTAAATTGGAAGTTAAAGACCGAAAACAGTGAGCAAATCAGCTTTGTTTTACAGCAAAAAGTTCATCAGCTTAACGTGGTTAATAACAATGCTAATTTTAGTGCCGTGATTAAACAGAATGGCAACTATCAAATTGTTCCAAAAAACCAGTTTGTAAGTTTACGCGATTCGCTAAGCCATCAGCTCACGGTAATTAAAGATCAATTTCCTAGCATTAATGTAACCGAAACACCAGATAGTTTAAGTAGCAAAGCGCTGTATTTTACTGGCGTAGTTAATGACGATTACGGATTTTCTTCCCTAAAATTCAGGTATCAAATTAAAGATAAAAATAAAGTTGTAGGCCAAGGCGTTAAAGCCATTGCTATTAAAAACCAACAAACGGAGAATAATTTTTTCTATCTCTGGAATCTGAATGAGATCCCTGTAAAATCGGGTCAAACCATCGATTACTTTTTTGAAGTAGCCGATAATGATGGCGTAAACGGAGCAAAAGTTACCCGCTCAGAAATTAAAACTTACCAAGCGCCAACGCAACAAGAAATTGCAGCCAAATTAGCCGAAGGCAGTCAATCGCTAAAACAAAAAATGGAACAGACCATTAAACTAGCCAACAGCATTGAGAAAGATAGCAAAAAACTGAGCGAAAGTTTATTGGATAAAAAACAGCTCAACTTTGAAGACAAAAAGCAGATTGAGCAATTGCTAGACAAACAGAAACAACTGGATCAAGCGGTTAAGGATATCAAAGACCTGAATGAGAAAAACAATTTCGAAAAGCAGGAAAACGGGCAATTGACGGAAGAACTGAAAGAAAAGCAGAAAAAAATAGACGAGCTGTTTAACAATGTATTGGACGAAAAAACGAAAGAGCTTCTGCAAAAGCTCCAGCAATTGATGGATCAAAATAGGAAAGACCAGACCAGAGAAGAGCTTTCTAAAATGCAGCTAGACAATAAATCTGTAAAAAATGAGCTAGACCGTATTTTGGAACTTTACAAGCAATTGGAATTTGAACAGAACCTGCAAAATAAAATCGACCGCTTGAACGAGATGGCCAAGGCGCAAAAGGACTTATCCAATCAAACTAAAGACAAAAATTCATCTCCACAAGATTTAAAAAGCAAGCAAGATCAGCTCAATAAAGATTTCAAGGATCTGAAGAAAGAATTGCAAGATCTGGACAAGAAAAATCAGGCTTTGGAAAGGCCCAACGATTATAAAAACCCAGAAAAAGAAACCAATGAAATAGAGAAAAACCAACAAGAAAGCCAAGAACAGCTGAACCAGAACAACAAGCAAAAAGCTGCCGAAAAACAGCAGCAGGCTAGCGAGCAAATGCAACAATTGGCGCAAAAAATGCAAGAGCAACAACAAGCTGGGGCCGAAGAAGAAAGTAAAGTAAACGCCCAAGAGCTACGTAAGTTGCTAGAAAACTTGTTGAGCACTTCTTTTGAGCAAGAAAAGGTCATGTTGAACCTTCGCAAAATGGGACCATCTGATCCGGCTTATGTTTCGCAGGCACAAAAACAGAACATGATTCGCGATAACATGAAAACCATTGCCGATAGCTTGTTTTCGTTGAGCAAACGTGTACCACAAATAGAAAGCACGGTAAATACTGAGGTAGAGAAAATCAACTTCAATATTGGCAAAGCCATAGATTTTTTAGGCGATAGAAGAACTGGCGAAGCCAACCGTTCGCAGCAATTTGCTATGACCTCGCTCAACAATTTAGCCTTGATGCTGAACGAGGCTTTAGAGCAATTGCAAAATGCCATGAAAAATGCAAAGGGAGGCAAAGGCAAACAAAAACAGAGCATGCAACAGTTGCAACAAATGCAAGAACAGCTCAATAAAAATATGCAGCAGGCCAAAGAGAAAATGGAACGCGAAGGCAACATGGGTACTGTTCCAAAAGGCCAAATGAGTCAAGAATTTGCTAAAATGGCGCAGCAACAGCAAATGATTAGAGAAGCGCTAGAGAAAATAAACAAAGAAGACAATAAAGATGGCAAAGGTGGTTTAGGCAATTTGAACCAAACCGTGCAGGAAATGAAACAATCTGAACTGGATTTGGTAAACAAACGAATTACACAAGAAACCATTAACCGCCAGAAAAATTTAATGGTAAAACTGCTAGATGCAGAAAAAGCCCAACGAGAGCAAGAGCAGGACGAAAAGCGTGAAAGTAATGCCGCAAAACAGTTCCCTCCTTCCTATCAGCAAATGCTAGAAAAGTTTAATAAGAGCATGCAAAGCGAAAGTGAACTCATCCAAAAACTGCCACCAAACTTAAATTACTATTATAAGAACAAGGTTGCCGAGTATTTTAGGCTGCTAAATTCGACTAAAAAGTAA